A DNA window from Chryseobacterium sp. MEBOG06 contains the following coding sequences:
- a CDS encoding Mrp/NBP35 family ATP-binding protein, which translates to MLTKEKVQDFLKEIEVDDLVNNLQIVGNDVYIDMTAHSPAMHEKKKLEAAMKQAFASEFGEDVHLKLKIVSPEPSEIQQSQIKGKQIPGIQNIIAIASGKGGVGKSTVSANMAVTLAKMGFKVGLLDADIYGPSVPTMFDTEGEKPISVEVNGKNMMKPVENYGVKMLSIGYFSGANQAVVWRGPMASKALNQMIRDAAWGELDFLLIDLPPGTGDIHLSIIQEVPVTGAVIVSTPQHVALADVRKGIAMFQMESINIPVLGLIENMAYFTPDELPENKYYIFGNQGAQYLAEDLGIPVLGEIPLIQSIREAGDVGRPAALQEGSKIADIYTETARKMVESLVERNKSLPPTEAVKISTMAGCSPKAK; encoded by the coding sequence ATGTTGACGAAAGAAAAGGTTCAAGATTTCCTTAAAGAAATAGAAGTAGACGATTTGGTGAATAATCTTCAGATTGTGGGTAATGATGTTTATATTGATATGACTGCTCATTCGCCGGCAATGCATGAAAAGAAAAAACTGGAGGCTGCCATGAAACAGGCTTTTGCCAGTGAGTTTGGAGAAGATGTTCATTTAAAACTTAAAATCGTTTCTCCGGAGCCTAGTGAAATTCAGCAAAGTCAGATCAAAGGAAAACAAATTCCGGGAATTCAAAATATTATCGCTATTGCTTCCGGTAAGGGAGGAGTAGGTAAGTCTACTGTTTCTGCAAATATGGCAGTAACATTAGCTAAAATGGGCTTTAAAGTAGGATTATTGGATGCCGATATTTATGGGCCGTCTGTTCCTACTATGTTTGATACAGAAGGTGAAAAGCCGATTTCTGTAGAAGTTAATGGGAAAAACATGATGAAGCCTGTTGAGAATTATGGTGTGAAAATGCTTTCAATAGGATATTTCTCAGGAGCAAATCAGGCGGTAGTATGGAGAGGTCCTATGGCATCAAAAGCATTAAACCAGATGATCAGAGATGCTGCATGGGGAGAATTGGATTTCCTGTTAATAGATCTTCCTCCGGGTACCGGTGATATTCACCTGTCAATTATCCAGGAAGTACCTGTAACAGGAGCAGTGATTGTAAGTACGCCTCAGCATGTAGCCTTGGCAGACGTTAGAAAAGGTATTGCAATGTTCCAGATGGAAAGCATCAATATCCCTGTTCTTGGATTGATCGAAAATATGGCTTATTTTACACCGGATGAACTTCCTGAAAATAAATATTATATCTTTGGTAACCAGGGAGCTCAATATTTAGCAGAAGATCTTGGAATTCCTGTATTAGGAGAAATTCCGTTGATTCAAAGCATCAGAGAAGCAGGAGATGTAGGAAGACCGGCAGCGCTTCAGGAAGGATCTAAAATTGCAGATATCTATACAGAAACTGCCAGAAAAATGGTAGAAAGCTTGGTGGAAAGAAATAAAAGTCTTCCTCCAACTGAAGCTGTGAAGATTTCAACAATGGCTGGATGCTCACCAAAAGCAAAATAA
- a CDS encoding NifU family protein, whose amino-acid sequence METNITHEDTVTRVMEALESIRPFLNKDGGDIELIDVKDNQVFVKLLGNCSGCSLNFSTLKLGVENTIKQHAPEIEKVINVE is encoded by the coding sequence ATGGAAACAAACATAACGCACGAAGATACAGTAACAAGAGTAATGGAAGCTCTGGAAAGCATCAGACCGTTTTTGAATAAGGACGGAGGTGACATTGAGCTTATTGATGTGAAAGACAACCAGGTTTTTGTGAAACTTTTAGGTAACTGTTCCGGATGTTCATTGAATTTTTCAACCCTGAAATTGGGTGTTGAAAATACCATCAAACAACATGCTCCGGAAATCGAAAAAGTAATCAACGTAGAGTAA
- a CDS encoding choice-of-anchor I family protein has product MINNYLFKGSVIAAFFFQSGLFGQTFLHYWNFNDNSSATSVTTPSSTLVNGSLMAVSGGTSVIDFAGGTGQNFNIDNLNARNGDASGTHLRFNNPIGGALQFNLPTTGYNNVIVKFTTRKSTQGAGTQIWSYSTDGTTFVQYQTVSPQDANPQLITFDFSTVQGASNNPNFKLKVEFTAAGGGTGGNNRFDNFTVDASPATGTDTTPPTVTYLPGNNTNNVSTAVNPTLTFNENIRLIDNSVINNANAQNIVDFRMGSAAGTQVPFTTTFSNNMITIIPNSVLAAGQTYYLALKPNTIEDFSDNALTASTSTTFSTTGTSISLEKNFIKVNENAGTLALKINITNPSTSTVNLVVKPAPFSTADSNDFTLANQTINITPSTTSYTVNIPIIDDTLAEQQAEYFVVSLENPVGATISGDNSATVYIVDNDKPAPVPSGQIQLNYVGSFDPSGNNNSSTEIVVHDPSTQRLFTISSITDVFDIIDFSNPATPAVIKTVNMAAYGGITSIAVKNGIIAAASPNTDPQQNGSVVFFDINGNFLKQVTVGALPDMITFTPDGTKVVTANEGEPNDAYTVDPEGTISIIDISGGIGSLNQSNVATLNFNNFDSQLDALTATGLRKVRTNNTLSQDLEPEYVTISADSQKAWVTLQENNAIAEVNLATKTITGVWGLGKKDMSLPGNGFDASDNNGEVLIANWPVKAYYVPDAVQNYKVGNTHYIVTANEGDEKDLSGYSERTTVGANNYILDPGIFPNSAILKASYNLGRFRVSSATGNTDGDADFEEMAALGARSFSIFNADTRQIVYDSGDQFERYIADNHPLIFNADNESNAIKSRSRAKGPEPEGVALGTINGQTYAFITLERTGGVMVYNITDPNNPTFTDYKHSRSTSAYGGDNGPEGIIYIAPENTTTNKGYVIIANEISGTLSMYEVAMPPTLGTGETTSEQATFTVFPNPVNKGNILYFNRKQDYELYDMSGKLIGKEKNALTVDTAHLSTGVYFVKTSEAQIKRVIVK; this is encoded by the coding sequence CTGTATCTGGAGGTACGAGTGTGATAGATTTTGCCGGCGGTACCGGACAGAATTTTAATATAGATAATCTAAATGCCAGAAACGGAGATGCATCCGGGACTCATTTAAGATTCAACAATCCGATTGGAGGGGCATTACAATTCAACCTGCCCACCACAGGTTATAATAACGTCATTGTTAAATTCACCACAAGAAAATCTACACAGGGAGCAGGAACACAGATATGGTCTTATTCTACAGACGGAACTACTTTTGTTCAGTATCAGACGGTGAGCCCTCAAGATGCCAATCCACAGCTGATTACTTTCGATTTTTCTACTGTACAGGGAGCCTCAAACAACCCCAATTTTAAATTAAAAGTTGAATTTACAGCAGCCGGAGGAGGTACCGGAGGCAATAACCGGTTTGATAACTTCACGGTAGACGCCAGTCCTGCAACAGGAACTGATACTACTCCACCCACGGTCACTTATCTCCCTGGCAACAATACAAATAATGTATCAACTGCTGTAAACCCAACCTTAACTTTTAATGAAAACATCAGGTTAATAGATAATTCTGTAATCAATAATGCTAATGCACAAAATATCGTTGATTTCAGGATGGGCAGTGCAGCCGGTACGCAGGTTCCTTTTACTACTACTTTCAGTAATAATATGATTACAATCATTCCGAATTCCGTTTTGGCAGCAGGACAAACCTATTATCTTGCTCTAAAACCTAATACTATTGAGGATTTCAGTGATAATGCGTTAACAGCATCAACGTCTACAACCTTCAGTACCACGGGTACTTCAATTTCACTGGAAAAGAATTTTATTAAAGTGAATGAAAATGCAGGAACTCTTGCATTAAAGATCAATATTACAAATCCATCCACTTCTACGGTCAATCTTGTTGTAAAACCCGCACCATTCAGTACTGCAGACAGCAATGATTTCACATTAGCCAATCAGACCATTAATATTACCCCTTCTACAACCAGTTATACAGTCAATATCCCTATTATTGATGACACTCTTGCTGAACAGCAGGCAGAATATTTTGTAGTAAGTCTTGAAAATCCTGTAGGAGCTACTATTTCCGGTGATAATTCTGCAACAGTATATATTGTAGATAATGATAAGCCGGCTCCGGTACCTTCCGGGCAGATCCAGCTCAACTATGTCGGAAGTTTTGACCCTTCAGGAAATAATAACAGCTCTACCGAAATTGTAGTACATGATCCATCAACGCAAAGGCTATTTACAATCAGTTCCATTACGGATGTTTTTGATATTATTGATTTTAGTAATCCGGCAACACCAGCTGTGATAAAAACTGTAAATATGGCGGCATATGGCGGCATCACAAGTATTGCTGTGAAAAACGGAATTATCGCTGCGGCTTCACCTAATACAGATCCTCAGCAAAATGGATCTGTAGTATTCTTTGATATTAACGGAAATTTCCTGAAACAGGTGACTGTAGGAGCTTTACCAGATATGATAACCTTCACCCCGGACGGAACTAAAGTGGTCACAGCCAATGAAGGAGAGCCTAATGATGCTTATACTGTAGATCCGGAGGGAACAATCAGTATCATTGATATTTCAGGCGGTATCGGAAGTCTTAACCAAAGTAACGTAGCTACTCTTAATTTCAATAATTTTGATTCCCAGCTTGATGCTCTAACAGCTACAGGCCTTAGAAAGGTAAGAACCAATAACACGCTTTCTCAGGATTTGGAGCCTGAATATGTAACCATAAGTGCTGACAGCCAGAAAGCATGGGTAACTCTTCAGGAAAATAACGCTATTGCTGAGGTTAACCTTGCCACAAAAACAATCACAGGAGTGTGGGGACTGGGTAAAAAAGATATGAGCCTTCCGGGCAATGGTTTTGATGCTTCGGATAACAACGGGGAAGTTTTGATTGCCAACTGGCCTGTAAAGGCGTATTATGTTCCGGATGCAGTACAGAACTATAAAGTCGGGAATACCCATTATATTGTAACTGCCAATGAAGGAGATGAAAAAGATCTTTCCGGATACAGTGAAAGAACAACCGTTGGAGCCAACAATTATATTTTAGATCCTGGTATTTTCCCGAATTCAGCAATATTAAAAGCTTCTTATAACCTGGGAAGATTCAGAGTTTCTTCTGCCACCGGAAATACAGACGGGGATGCAGATTTTGAAGAAATGGCTGCTTTAGGAGCCCGCTCGTTCTCGATCTTTAATGCTGATACCCGGCAGATCGTGTACGACAGTGGAGATCAGTTTGAAAGATACATTGCGGACAATCATCCATTAATTTTCAATGCGGATAATGAATCCAATGCTATTAAAAGCAGAAGCCGTGCAAAGGGTCCGGAGCCGGAAGGTGTTGCTTTGGGTACAATTAACGGACAGACTTACGCATTCATTACTTTAGAAAGAACAGGAGGTGTAATGGTTTATAATATTACAGATCCTAACAATCCTACTTTTACGGACTATAAACACTCCCGATCCACCTCAGCATACGGAGGCGACAATGGTCCTGAAGGGATTATTTATATTGCTCCGGAGAATACGACAACCAATAAGGGATATGTGATTATCGCCAACGAAATCAGCGGAACCTTATCTATGTATGAAGTGGCAATGCCTCCTACTTTGGGAACCGGTGAGACTACCTCTGAGCAGGCAACCTTTACTGTATTCCCAAATCCCGTCAACAAAGGAAATATACTTTATTTCAATAGAAAACAGGATTATGAACTGTATGATATGTCCGGAAAACTGATCGGCAAAGAAAAGAATGCTTTAACAGTAGATACGGCTCATCTTTCTACCGGAGTTTATTTTGTAAAAACTTCGGAAGCACAAATAAAAAGAGTAATTGTAAAGTAA
- a CDS encoding outer membrane beta-barrel family protein, which produces MKKTLLSVIFLLPVAAFSQSITGRITETGNGVSYVEVVAIKDQKKQTALSDEKGNYSLKLFENGNYNIKLIQDGVEISNKDIQINGSVKQDFLIEKKKEKQIEGVTLTSRKKLIERKADRLVFNVANSVASQGMDGADALATTPLVKVDDNTGVSIVGKSGVAVMINDRMLNLSPAELVTYLKSLRSENIEKIEVITAPPAKYEAQGNSGLINIVLKKNQNLGWSGSLTTSLQQQTYTGTSNSATINYQNEKLRSSLKLRQNKYAKHSYENYWIEGADGLKSNDNRRDFGDGLGANLSIDYQLGSKSSIGFIYDYGFGHSNMDIVNTSNYFQNSSYTNTLFTDAAHRGTSMQHTASAYYDLKFGKQDNKLSITGNYFSNVPDTTINFTTTESSGDRFVVKSPSMVDYKIYSGQADLTLPYQFAKTETGVKFTNFDNNSKIAYQNLTNGSYVTDPLKSNEFDYNEKNYAAYISFEKSFNEKWSAKAGLRYEYSVVSGNSLTSGQQTENSYGNFFPTAYISYKSNENNTFNLNYSKRINRPGFRAINPYRWYININSYFTGNPFLKPSINHNIEFSYIYKGKLSASAYFQRTVEGFGQLATLKNENRISTFENYYNQNSMGVSLNYSDTFFKKWEANYSANYSYMNTDVFATDAESRKGSSYDFDIQNNISLNKSKTIQLILNYWFRLPSNSRNVYMDFAGSFTSGLKISLMERNLQMNVMVSDIFKQGKSVGKIYYTTGIHSYNNYYDARRLNLSVTYTFGNRKIKGESRNVNFEEKSRAN; this is translated from the coding sequence AACAGGAAATGGGGTTTCCTATGTTGAAGTGGTAGCTATAAAAGATCAAAAAAAACAGACTGCCCTTTCAGACGAAAAGGGAAATTATTCATTGAAACTTTTTGAAAATGGAAATTATAATATAAAGCTTATCCAGGACGGTGTTGAAATATCCAACAAAGATATACAGATCAATGGATCAGTAAAACAGGATTTTTTAATAGAGAAAAAGAAAGAAAAACAAATTGAAGGAGTAACCCTTACTTCCAGAAAAAAGCTGATTGAAAGAAAAGCAGACAGGCTTGTTTTTAATGTTGCCAACTCTGTAGCTTCACAGGGAATGGATGGGGCAGATGCTCTTGCAACAACACCATTGGTGAAAGTGGATGACAATACAGGAGTTTCAATTGTTGGTAAAAGCGGGGTAGCAGTAATGATTAATGACAGGATGCTGAACCTTTCGCCTGCTGAACTGGTTACTTATCTGAAAAGTCTCAGATCCGAAAACATAGAAAAAATTGAAGTGATCACCGCTCCGCCTGCAAAATACGAGGCACAGGGAAATAGCGGTCTTATCAATATCGTACTGAAGAAAAATCAGAATCTTGGATGGAGTGGAAGTCTTACAACGAGTCTTCAGCAGCAGACGTACACAGGAACCTCAAACAGTGCGACCATCAATTATCAGAACGAAAAGCTTCGTTCGTCATTAAAACTGAGACAGAACAAATATGCAAAGCATTCCTACGAAAACTATTGGATAGAAGGTGCTGACGGGCTTAAAAGCAATGATAACAGAAGAGATTTCGGTGACGGATTGGGAGCGAACTTAAGCATTGATTATCAGTTGGGAAGCAAGTCTAGTATAGGTTTTATTTATGATTACGGATTTGGGCATTCCAATATGGATATTGTGAATACTTCTAACTATTTTCAGAATAGCAGTTACACAAATACACTATTTACCGATGCCGCACACAGGGGGACAAGCATGCAGCATACGGCAAGCGCTTATTATGATCTTAAATTCGGGAAACAGGATAATAAATTGAGTATTACCGGAAATTATTTTTCCAATGTACCCGATACGACTATTAATTTTACAACAACAGAGAGTTCAGGAGATCGTTTCGTCGTAAAATCCCCGTCTATGGTAGATTATAAAATTTATTCCGGGCAGGCAGATCTTACTTTACCCTATCAGTTTGCAAAAACAGAAACAGGAGTGAAGTTCACTAATTTTGATAATAACTCGAAAATAGCCTACCAGAACCTTACCAATGGAAGTTATGTCACAGATCCTTTGAAAAGCAATGAATTTGATTATAATGAGAAAAACTATGCCGCTTATATCAGTTTCGAAAAATCCTTCAATGAAAAATGGTCAGCAAAAGCAGGTCTTCGCTATGAATACTCCGTTGTTAGCGGAAATTCTTTAACTTCCGGACAGCAGACTGAAAACTCCTACGGGAATTTTTTTCCTACAGCTTATATCAGTTATAAAAGCAATGAAAATAATACTTTTAACCTGAATTATTCAAAAAGAATCAACAGACCCGGATTCCGTGCGATCAATCCTTACCGCTGGTATATAAATATTAATTCATATTTCACAGGAAACCCTTTTCTGAAACCTTCAATTAATCATAATATTGAATTTTCCTATATCTATAAAGGCAAACTGTCTGCATCAGCCTACTTTCAAAGAACTGTGGAAGGATTTGGACAGCTGGCAACCCTTAAAAACGAAAACAGGATCAGTACTTTTGAAAACTATTACAATCAAAACAGTATGGGGGTCTCCCTCAATTATTCGGATACTTTTTTCAAAAAGTGGGAAGCCAATTATTCAGCCAATTATTCTTATATGAACACGGATGTTTTTGCTACGGATGCCGAATCCCGTAAAGGAAGCAGTTATGACTTTGATATTCAGAATAATATATCGCTCAATAAAAGTAAAACCATTCAGCTGATACTCAATTATTGGTTCAGGCTGCCTTCCAATTCACGGAATGTTTATATGGATTTTGCCGGAAGTTTTACATCAGGCCTGAAAATAAGTCTGATGGAAAGAAACCTTCAGATGAATGTCATGGTTTCCGATATCTTTAAACAGGGGAAAAGTGTCGGCAAAATTTATTATACGACAGGAATACACTCTTATAATAATTATTATGATGCCAGAAGGCTTAATCTATCAGTTACTTATACTTTTGGAAATAGAAAAATAAAAGGAGAAAGCCGTAATGTGAATTTTGAGGAAAAGTCGAGAGCGAACTAG